The genome window catgcaaagtgagatatttcaagcctttatttgatataattttgatgattattgcatacagcttatgaaaccccaaattcaaaatctcagaaaattagaatattacatgaaatcaataaaaaaaaaaaaaaaaaaaaggattttaaatacagaaatgtcagccctctgaaaagtataatcatgcatatatactcagtacttggtttgggccccttttgcatgaattactgcctcagtgcggtgtggcatggatgctatcagcctgtggcactgctgaggtgttatggaagaccagaatgcttcaatagcggccttcagctcttctgcattgttcgctctcatgtctttcatctttctcttggcaatgccccatagattctctacggggttcaggtcaggccagtttgctggccagtcaagcacagtaatcccatggtcattgaaccaggtattggtacttttggcagtgtgggcaggtgccaagtcctgctggaaaatgaagtcagcatctacATAAAgcagcataaagtgctctaaaatgtcctggtagacggctgcgctgactctggacttaataaagcaagtggaccaacaccagcagatgacatggctccccaaaccaacacagactgtggaaacttcacactggacttcaagcatcttggattgtgtgcctctccattcttcctccagactctgggaccttggtttccaaatgagatgcaaaatttgctctcatcagaaaagaggactttggaccactgagaaacagaccagttctttttttcctttagcccaggtaagacgcttctgaagttgtttgttgttcaggagcggcttgattTGAAGCCcgtgtccaggacccgtctgtgtgtggtggctcttgatgcagtaactccagcctcatctccatccctgctgcttgtgcatctttttcttccacacttttcccttccacttaactttctattcatgtgccttgatacagcactttgagaacatccaacttcttttgcaattaccttttgaggctttccctccttgtggagggtgtcaatgatggttttctgcacaactgtcaggtcagcagtcttccccatgattgtgaattccactgaaccagactgagagaccaattaaaggctcaggaacccttttcaggtgttttggattaattagctgattagagcgggacactttgagcctacaatactgaaccttttcacaatattctaattttctgagattttgaatttggggttttcataaactgtaagccataatcatcgaaattatataattatatagtattttttatatatatatagtttcaCCTATTAAGTTGAATTAGTgtaataaatgaacttttgcacaataTTATTCACGCTACCCGTTTTAATCAGCCTTTCTGCACAGCCAGGATCTGCAACTTTTATGCTCTCACTGTACGGGTCAATGGACCAGTCAAGAAACTTAATCCTTAGTGTCTGGTTTAACTGTTACTGAACTAAGAGGAGTCAAGTCAGACCTGTAACCGAAAAGGAATGTATGTCAGATGTATTTTAATCTAATCTAACTGTTGACACGATGAGTAACTAAAGACTTATATGGATATTATAGGGACTTTGACATCAGTTGCAGCAAGTATTGCACAATGTGTGGCTGCTTTGCTACAATAATAGACCTCAGAGGAACAAGTATCAGTGTGGTGATCTACTTACCAGAGGGCTCGTTTGTAAAGCTGTATGTAGCACTGGGCATTGTGGGCAGTGGAGGTGGTAATGCTTTGGAGTTCTGGTCACTCTGTATCTCATTAGTCATGGGGTTGTTGGTGTGGCGGTTGTGGGTAGGTGGATGGTAGGGTCTGTAGCCTCCAGGAGACAGTGCAGGCATCTGCAGGGGAGGCTGAGCGATCACAGGGGGCTGTGGGCGGACAGGACGGCTCCGCTCCTGCACCACACCGTACAAGTGTCCCCTCTTACACTTCTCCTCCAGCTGCACCATGAGGGCACTCTGGTTGCTTGCTAGGGCTGACAGATGCCGGTACTTATGTTCCAGGTCGCTGTAGCGTGCAGCTAGCCTCCCCATCTCGTTTGTGTGGTTGAGCACACGGGTCTCCAGCTGTGAGACCTCCAGAGCATTGTCTCGTTTGCGAATGATCTCATGCAGCAGCTGCATGTAGAGCTGTGTAACTCGGGAGTTCATGTTGCGGCTCTCTTTGCGCAGTAACTTGACTTCATTGACCAGACCCCCATCTACCTCTACCAACTGCTGCAGCGCTTCGATCTGCTGTCGCTGCTTCTGCAGCTCACTGTTGAGCAGCTCCAGCTCCTGCTTATTGACCCGGTTCTCCAGCAGGGCCTCGGGTTCCTTGGAGTTCACACAGATGGGCCCGTTATATTTCTGCTGAGGGACAATAAATGTGTAAGAACATTTATCTGTTTGGGAAGCACTGTGGTCGACCACTGCACGTTTTTGCCGTTTTGCCGCATAAATAAACTCTTTCTCCAGGATCTCATCACTGTTCCCAATTTCCTGAGTGTCTCCCTGGAGAGAGGACTTTGGTCCAGAGAGCAACAGGAGCACCAACAAAGCCTCCACAGGGAGAATCATCACAGTGATGGCACCTGAACCAAGATGATATCTGGAACAGAGGGGGACAAGATTATCAGTAAAtgtcctttcctttctttcactGAAGCAGTACTAGCACATTGCATACATTTTGCAGTTACATGGTTGTCATCCCAAATATTGCATTTTGCATGTGGTACAACTAATGTTGCTCACAACTGTCAGGTACTTAagactgcatttatttgtttgtttgtttgtttttggccacttggggtagcagaaaaatctgaaaacacaaaattgacTTTGCAAACACATCTAGCGGACACAGAGCAACAACGTGACCATTCATTTGAAGATGTGTTTGCTGAATGTAAGTCAATTATTCATTCTCCGTTAGCTCTGGTTTAGTCTCTACTAACTCAAGAGAAAAATATCTGAGTATTTAGCTGCTTAATGCTCAACTACATTCACCAGCGAGTCTCTAAATGTGTCTGTTTGGTCTTTGGTTCTGAGCAGGTCGTGTACAGTGGCTTTtaagagctttttcactgaagcagttgcctgctgctgctggaaacaaggcTGATGAGAACAGATTTTGTGGgccacaaaaccaaaacaatgacataAGAGGACAAAACGCCCCACTGTACTGAGGAGTGTTGATCataattctctgtggatttGTCACTCTGAGCGACACCTTTTACATTATACATAGTCATTTGATTATCCATTCAAAT of Micropterus dolomieu isolate WLL.071019.BEF.003 ecotype Adirondacks linkage group LG13, ASM2129224v1, whole genome shotgun sequence contains these proteins:
- the LOC123981399 gene encoding angiopoietin-related protein 2-like — its product is MILPVEALLVLLLLSGPKSSLQGDTQEIGNSDEILEKEFIYAAKRQKRAVVDHSASQTDKCSYTFIVPQQKYNGPICVNSKEPEALLENRVNKQELELLNSELQKQRQQIEALQQLVEVDGGLVNEVKLLRKESRNMNSRVTQLYMQLLHEIIRKRDNALEVSQLETRVLNHTNEMGRLAARYSDLEHKYRHLSALASNQSALMVQLEEKCKRGHLYGVVQERSRPVRPQPPVIAQPPLQMPALSPGGYRPYHPPTHNRHTNNPMTNEIQSDQNSKALPPPLPTMPSATYSFTNEPSGPFKDCLGALEGGYTTSGMYLLKPDNGNRLMQVWCDQRHDPGGWTVIQRRQDGSVNFFRNWETYKQGFGNIDGEYWLGLENIYWLTNQGTYKLLVTLEDWTGRKTFAEYASFRVESEDDFYRLRVGRYHGNAGDSLTWHNGKQFTTLDKDHDVYTGNCAHYQKGGWWYNACAHSNLNGVWYRGGHYRSRYQDGVYWAEFRGGAYSLKKVTMMIRPSANTFH